In Eupeodes corollae chromosome 3, idEupCoro1.1, whole genome shotgun sequence, a single genomic region encodes these proteins:
- the LOC129949064 gene encoding serine protease inhibitor 42Dd-like translates to MTTTTTPASNKGLFAADLFHQICKNKSSQNLIISPISVQTALAITYIGAKGETATELQSGLRLLVSDVEQVGRHFANILLRNNGEAKLSIANRIFTNDQYKIVPFFKEIATKYFDSDAEQLDFSQSSKAINIINKWVEEKTNKKITNVVQDGSVDCDTKAIIVNAIYFKGKWKTPFSKDMTRKSNFWVSKTESVQVDTIYGSEHFKYGEFPELNATAVEMPYKDSDISMILILPKERDGLADLESKLSSVVINEMSAKMCVKSLDLYMPKFKIEFTTRLTDTLKALGIRSLFENANLPEMFVSGPPVKVSDVHHKAFIEVNEAGSEAAAATIVKISPMSLDFNKKKFNADHPFVFAITSPEIVYFVGHLAKF, encoded by the exons ATgaccacaacaacaacaccagccTCAAATAAGGGACTATTTGCGGCAGATTTGtttcatcaaatttgtaaaaacaaatcatCGCAGAATCTTATAATTTCACCAATTTCCGTTCAAACAGCTCTCGCAATAACATACATCGGAGCCAAAGGTGAAACCGCTACAGAACTTCAATCCGGCCTTCGTTTGCTTGTGAGTGATGTTGAACAAGTTGGAAGACATTTTGCCAATATACTTTTAAGAAACAATGGCGAGGCAAAGCTAAGCATAGCTAATAGAATTTTCACCAATGACCAATACAAAATCGTAccgtttttcaaagaaatcgcTACTAAATATTTCGATTCTGATGCAGAACAACTTGATTTTAGCCAAAGTTCAAAAGCCAtcaatatcatcaataaatgGGTCGAAgagaaaacgaacaaaaaaatcaccAATGTTGTTCAGGACGGATCGGTAGACTGTGATACAAAAGCGATAATTGTCAATGCCATATATTTTAAGGGTAAATGGAAAACGCCTTTCAGCAAAGATATGACacgaaaaagtaatttttgggTTAGCAAAACTGAGTCCGTCCAAGTGGATACAATTTATGGGAGTGAGCATTTTAAGTATGGAGAATTTCCTGAGCTTAATGCGACTGCTGTCGAAATGCCATACAAGGACTCAGACATAtcaatgattttgattttgccAAAAGAACGTGATGGTTTGGCCGATTTGGAATCAAAGTTGAGTTCGGTTGTGATAAATGAGATGTCAGCGAAAATGTGTGTGAAAAGCTTAGATTTGTATATGCCAAAgtttaaaatcgaatttacaacTAGACTTACTGATACTCTTAAGGCG TTGGGAATACGCTCATTAtttgaaaatgcaaatttaCCGGAAATGTTTGTGTCAGGGCCACCAGTAAAAGTATCTGATGTCCATCACAAAGCTTTCATCGAAGTTAACGAAGCAGGCTCCGAAGCAGCTGCTGCAACAA ttGTAAAAATATCACCAATGAGTTTGGATTTTAATAAGAAGAAATTTAATGCTGATCATCCGTTTGTATTTGCTATAACAAGCCcggaaattgtttattttgttggacATCTagcaaagttttga